In Arachis hypogaea cultivar Tifrunner chromosome 7, arahy.Tifrunner.gnm2.J5K5, whole genome shotgun sequence, the genomic window CTTCTTGGAGTATTTTTTGGCTTACCGGAAGAGCTTCGTCTTGAATGGTTGAGGGGAAAAATGGATTTTGAGTTTTAGAAATTTGTGGCAATGTTTTTAGATTTAAACTAATGTTTCTTTTTTATGTTATACTTAATATGATGAAATCTCTACTATTTAGACTTTTATGTTATGTTTAGTGTGATGGAAactcaaaacttctatgagggtCATGTGAGGTTGATTTATTGATATGGATTATgagtattttgttttaaattaaactttgttatgtttatggtttatggggttatcttatttttaattttattgttttttaacaaaaatatgatCATATCAAATGAGTGTCATAATCACACACAAATAagattatagaaaaaaaatgaaaaagttatgagatgttaattttttttaaataatttaaattttttatttttaaaaaaattctacctATTATGATTTCATGGGTGAGATGAATCTAATTGGTGAGGTTATATTAGACCAATTTTACTTATAagtgatttatataattatattatctaatttaattgataaataaaattatacttaatatttattaaagagtaaaaatatcttaaaaaaataatgtaattcATCAACAAGTCATTCCAAATAATGAAATTCAATTCTATAATGAGTTAGTTGTTTACTTGTTTCAAACTATAGAATTGAATTCCATTTCTTTAggaatttattttttgatagatAATTCAATTCATTTAAAGTCCAAACACTCTGTTAAGTTCTGTAGCATAATTAAATGGGCTATGCCACTCATGGAGTATGGGGAGAGTAATAAAGTTTTTGTAGCATATTTAATGGGATATGCCAATGATGCCGTATggtaggggtgcacagacccggcctGGCCCGAAGGTCTGGCCCGGTCCCGTACACTTTAGGAACTAATTTGGAGTGATTTCATCGTGTTTAGGGTCGGGtacgggtctcaaaaatagacccggtcattatttcgggtcgggtccgggccatagctcgggtcacccgaagtcggcccggtggcccggtcatcatacacaattaatattttgtgttattagtgatggatcatgactattcttacgtggaatttaagtattttaaaccttaatattttgtgttattagtcattataagactataagttaattttatctttagaatgcataagattttagactaatacataagattgtgttatttgtattgatttaaatatttggtattattagacaatattagtattgattgtggttatgctttaatattgattgtggttatgctttaattttgaagaatggttggttcttgttatacttttctaagtgaattttaccatgttaactaatggttggagccttggaaatttggatatttttacatgctagtttacaagaaggtatcaacgtaatgtaatgttaacggcccggttttcacccggttttcacccggtataattgtggcccgaaagtgtattggtttcatcgggtttaaggccgggttcgggtctaataaatagacccggtgtatatttcgggccgggtctgggtcacatcaaacccggcttcacccggcccatgtgcacccctaccgTATGGGAAGTGGTCAAGTGGAGGTAAACTTTCTGATGAAaactgattttaataattaatatttatatgtaatcAATTATATCACACAAATCAATTTCGTATATCTGAATATTAATGAaaacaattaagaacaaaatcAGAAAATTGTCCATTATTCAAATAGCAGTGCGTTCTGTATCACTTAGCACAGCTTCAGAAAGTCTTTTTACCAATAAAACTTGATGATTCAAGATTCTACTAAGAGTTCTTTACTGAAACCTTAAACATATACACTTCCGTGGATGGGAACACCTTCACTTACTCTTTGCTCCTAAAGTTCTCTGCCAACCTTGGTTTTATTATTCATGGGACTATAATTCATGGCCATATTGTGAGACTTGGCTTTCAAGATGACTTATTTGTTCAAACTGCACTTGTTGACATGTATGCTAAGTGCACTTATGTTGATTGTGCACGccacatgtttgatgaaatgacgCAGAGAAGTGTCGTGTCCTGGAACGACATGAAGGTGAAGCAGAGCAACCGAACACATCCCATCTTCTGCACAAGTCCATATTCTAACTACTCAATCAGTTTTTGCAAGCCCAATACGTGGTCTTTATCCGAtgaattcataaacaacaatcgTATTACGTGCTTATTAGTCTCGTAAAGTAATTATGGGTGGTTCAAATTCCATCTTGTACAAACAACAATTTATTGATCAGCCATAAATtctcaaataaaattttaatttgtgaatGGATTAGTTTTTGGTCTCCATGCTGTGAgataataagaagaaaaaaaggaggaggaggagggtaaGACTCTATATCAACTTAATATTTATTCACTATTAGCTGAGAGTTGTTTATTTTAAGTGGGATCATTAATATATTGAGAAATGCATAAATCAATGTAGTCTCTCATATTAAGAATTGTGTTTAGTAATTGAATAATGACACAAATacatatagatagatagatagatagatagatagatagatagatagatagatagatagatagaaaaATATGTTTGGACAAATAAAAAAAGCAAATCTTAAGACACAAATTTGTATCTTTTTTGTCCTTCTAAATAGTAGAGACAAAAAGAATACAACTATATTTGCGTTATGTCCCAACTAACAAACGCAATATATGTACACACATATATAATCTTTCATCAGCAGCAGCAATCTTGCTTCACTAAAAGGTACAAGAATAAGCATTGCAAAGTCCAGTATTGGCACTACTATAAGGAAACAAGGCAACAGGGCGAGTTCTTGGAAGCTCAGGAATAGGCTTCTCCATGTTACCAAGAAACTCCACAACTTGCTCCATTGAGGGTCTCCCTTTGTTCTCATTCAAAGTGCAAAGCAAACCAATTTCAAGAACTCTAATTGCTTGCTCCAAGTTTATCAATGATCCCATCTTTCTATCTACAATCTTCACTTTCTCATCAATCTCATGCAAGTTCCAAGCAAAATCCAACAAATTCTTCTCCTCAGGCTTCCCTTCATCACTCTCATTCCTTTTCCTTCCTGCTATTACTTCCAACACAAGGACTCCGAATTCAAACACGTCTGCGCCGTGGCACACTTGAGCCTCGAATTGTTTTGATTCGGCCCCCATTAGGACGAATCCAAAGTCCCCCAACACGGCTCTGAAGCTGACATCAAGGAACACACTGCTGCATTTCAAGTTCTTGTGGGCTAGTTGCTTGCCGTGGAGGAAACTCAAGCCATCAGCTACATCCTTTATGACTTTGAATCTTCGCGTCCACGGAAGAACGCCGGCCCCAAATAGCCATTTATCTAGGCTGCCATTGGGGACAAAGTCATAAACCACCATGACTTGATGATTGTCCTGGCACCAGCCTCTAAGGGGAAGCAAATTTGGGTGGCGAACCGCGCTGATTGTCTTGATTTCCTTTAACAAACGCTTCTTATCAGATCCGTGTGTGCCAAGGAACTGCTCCGAGAATCTCTTCACAGCAACCTGTGTACCATTAGAAAGCTTCCCTCTGTAGTACACTCCTCTGGAATCATTTCCAAGCAACTCAATTTCACTGTAAGACCGAGTTGCGGACGAAAGCTCAGAGAAGGTGAAGCGGCGAGGCTTGTTTGGAGGCCTTGGCCTGTGAATATCTACATCCATTGGACTTTTTGATTTGGCAGCGTTTCTTCTGTGCTTGCTGACAAAGTAGAAACCAATCAGAACAACGAGAACAATCGCGACCGCCGCCACGAAAATCAAGAAGCTTTTAGAAGGTTCGTCCTTTGAAGACTTTGTGGTAGCTTCTTCTGCAGCTCCAGTACTATTCTGAAGCAAGATCTGGCCCTGGCAAGTTTCGGATGACGGTAACCGGAGGAAAGCTTGGCTAGTTGAAGTGAAATTCCAAGAGAGTATATTATGGATTTGAGTATGGTTACCTATGTTGCGCAGATAAAAATACTAGTATTAGATATAACAAATTAGTGGTAAATTTAAGATGGCAATATCCAATACCAATCAtactacgtgtacactaaaaatCAGTGACTAAATCAACTACtggtataaaatacatattaaaatataaaatatatattgaaaataaatcaaACTAACACATGAATTTACAAAAATACATGATGACTAGTTTTTTGTGTgcatatagtattttttattcaatgCAGATGATAGTTTGTTACCTGTGGAAGCTGAGAACCCTACAAACATGTACTCATTTAGATAAGGAGTAAGATTAATGGACTCTGAGAAGATTGGCTTGGATGGATAAACAAATTGGTCGGCGAGGCCGAGATGAATATCCATCCTCCTTTGTTGACCATCATATTTGATCCAAGCCCTATGAACAGAACCATCCTTAAGAGAAACACCAGCATCAGAAGCATTTATAGTTTTTGTAGATACTATGGTACCTAAATTGATACCAATATGGTTATCATTTGGATCACGAAATTCAGGGTTCTTCCTTGTGTCAAATTCAACTGCAACTGCCTTATAGTCATTCTCACAAACATCATTGAGCATTGCAAGCCATGGACCAGATCTTCCAACTGTGAACTCATCAGGAACAATTATGAAGGTTAAACCACTTCCTCCATTGGAGGATTCATCAGAGGATGTTGAATTGTTGAGCTGAAAAGCGAAGGTGGTTTCGAAAGACGCCGGAGTTTGTGTTCTCGGATCTAGAAGGCGAATTGGGAAGTTGTAGATTCCTCTACCTGCTTGGTGCCTTATGTCAGTGTCTTGTGACTCAATTGGGATCTGAATTGCACCATTTTCATCTGAGAATTTGGCACTGCCTAGAAGCTTCACTTCATGGACTAATCTAGGGTTGTTGTTCAAGTTGAAATTTGGGAAGAAAAAGTGTTTGGTAACATTAATTGGAACATCACTAGCATAAGAAGAAACAGCAAATCTGTATGGAACTATAGCTGCTAGAAGATTGAGCAAcaaaattatgcagaaaatatTATAGCATGAGGGATCCATCTCATCTCATGCCAGAAAAATTTAATAACTTAGCATAGgatgattatgaattatgattggTGGTGCTAACTGctgatattaataataataatggtgacaATGCTTCAAGTAAAGGTAGGGAAGATTGTACAAAATTTGAATTAGGTGCTGCAGGTAAAAAAACCAAATGACAAGATTGCTAAAATCTGACTAGATAATGTTTTGGACTCATCCTCAAAGAGACAAAATGCCACTTGAAAATTTTCTGGTTATAAATTATTTAGAGGTGGAAATTTTTTTCGCATTAATCAACTAGAGTTTGAGTTGCATCATTGTGCTGAGGGAAGGAATAACCGAATAAGCACTCACAAAAATTTGTCACGTGCAaagtgtaataataataataataataataataataataataataataataataataataataataataataatattaaatatgagaTCAGTTAAGAcggtaaaaatataatattttaatcataaaatttcgAGTTCAAATCTTTGAAAGGTGTATATTAcggtgaaaaagaaaaatggtgaagagaatgaagattctCTTTGAGGAGTGGTTAGATAATTATCacataaaatatgttattttgtttttgttaattttaaaaataaaattaactattcCTTTTCATTCTATGCATATGAAAacctttttattataaaattggtCTCTTTAAAATAGTATAAGTATatttttataagttatatataataaaacaacattcaaaaaaataattatactaaatatatACTGAAATTTatcagtaatataaaatatacaataaaatataaaatatatattaaaaatatttttttaaataaaaataaattaaattaatatatatttatatataaatatataatgattgatttaataattaattttttatgatataatatttttgaaaattaaaatatttactaaTGGAACAAAAGTTGATACGATTTGTATGCAATTGTAAAGATAACACAACTCAATTATTCATAAATggataataacaaaataaataagctGCTGTGTGGGGTACATTTACCAGAGGTGGAAAACTGGTTATCCATGGTCCAAGAAATGGCACAAGTCTCTATTTATGTTTTTTTGGAAAATAAATGGCGCAAGTCTATCATCAGCCAAGGCAATCATGCAAATATATTCCGTAACCCAAATGAAAACCATAGGTAACCATAACTTAAATGTTTTTGTTGGACAAGTAACACGTGTCAAAAGGAGGCTTCTTCCGAATGAATAATGTTATTTAAATATCacagaaagaaataataattattatggcTAAAATAAGTTGTGAAAGAATTCTTCTGAATGTTGATTTGGTTTAATAAATCTTAGATATTTAAATGTTAAGCAATCAATCAGTGCACCGTCTGCTAATTATTTTATAGTGCATGATTAGGATAGtcattataagtttataactatattattttagagaagtataggtaaataatttttaattggccaattttaaacaattataattaataataattaattagtataaagtgtaactaaaaaaatttgttaGTCTATTGTTGATTAAACTCTTGTTAATTATCTAATAGAATTGcattattttttaagaataaatgtCTTTTCCGGTCTTTAACTATTTGTCCGATGAACTTTGCATCTCCTAACAAATATAAAATCCCAAATCGATTCCTATCTACTTTGAAATATGTACGTTTCAATTCGTACAACTGATTTCGAGCAGGTCACTTGCTGATGTATCAGTAACTTGTCCACGTGGGTTTCTCTCCTTCATAATTGAGACAAATCGCCCCCTGAATCTTTGTTGAAATGCTGCGTTTTATAAAGAGTCTTATTCCATAAAATTCCTTCCTCTCCCTCGTCATTTACATTTAACCCCAATTCTAAAAGTCTTTCTCCTTTCCTCCAAAAGAGCGTTACATTGAGGACGTGCGAGTGTGTTGCACCACTGTGTGGGAAGACATTGACTGTGTTTGGAAAGTTTCTTTGAAACGGTACGGAATACTTCGTTCCCTTCTATTTACTTTATCTGTTCCTATAGTCTAGTTGAGGAGTGTGTGAGATAGTGGCCACGAAATTAGCTTTGATAACTTTGTGAGTGTTATGCATGTTGATTATGGGTGGATATGGTGAAGCATTGGCTTTGTGTGATGAGTTAGGGTTGTTGCGAAGCTATAATAGTGATGTTAACTTTGAAAGTTTCTACCTTTGTGTTTACTATGAGTTAAGAATTATTAATTGATAGACATTGTAGTTATTTGCTCTTGATTAAGTTTGAAGTTTAGCTCTGTTACTGAATTGTGGTTAGAATTTTTGCAGATATCTGTGTTTGTTGTCCCTGTTTTTCATCATGGTGGGAGACTCAAGAAAGATTCAAATGGAGTGTTACGGTACGTAGATGGAAAGgttgaaaagttttcactcatgGATATTGATTTTGTTAACAAGAAGGACTTGGAAGAATTTTTCAGGGGATTAGGTTATCCAGAATGCAAAAAAAATTACTAGCTTGATCCAGTAGTAAAAAACTTGGAGTTTGGGCTTCATATCCTTAAGGGTGACCATGATATTAATGACATGTATGAAGCCACCCTAAGTTGTCCAGATAAAAATAAGTTCTACATCTACTTTGAGCACCTGGTAAGTCAACCAATGGAAGTTGAACCAGAGCAACAAGCAGAGCCAAAACCAGAGGAAGAGCCTGTTGTGGTCACATATGATTCTTCATCGGATGACGGATATGAGAGTGCCGAGGATGAGGCCTACAAGCCTCCTTCTCCTGGTTATGAGACTGATAGTACTGAGTCTGAGTCTCCAAAAAGACGtagcaaaaatacaaaaaaaaaacatcggTGTCTCCATCAAGCAAGAAGAAAGTGTCAAAAAAATGGTAAGAAATCGTCAAAGAGGTATACCGGGAGGAGAAGGAAGAGACATGGGCTATATAGTGAATCTAGTAAAGGAAATCAAACTGACACACTTGCTAGTGGGTTGGGGGCTGCCCAAGGACCAGTAGAAACAGACATGGGAGGCCCAGTAGTGGTTAATGAAAAGAGTGACAGTGATGACTACAACTATGAATATGCTTCTGAATATTGTCATACCCCAGTTTTTTCTGAGGATGAGAGGACAACGCAAGGACTTGATTTCAATGAAGAAAATGAATATGGAGAGGTTCAGTTTGAGCTTGGAATGTAATTTTCGAGTATAGAGAGATTTAAGATAGCCTTCAGAAATGTATTTGTCTGTGATGGACGAGATTACATGTACATAAAGAATGAGAAGGAGAGGGTCAGAGCTATATGTGCAGAGGAGAACTGCCCATGGTTGATATACGTGGCAAGAAACTCAAAAACAATGGCATTTGAAATAAAACATTCCATAACAAGCATACATGTGGAAGGAATTATGGAAGTAACTTGGCCGATAGGACATGGATCACATATAAGATGGAAAAAAGGTTGGTAACACAGCCTAAGCTAACACCGAAGAAAGCAACAGGACATATGAAACAAAACTACAATGTTCAGCTCCATCTAAAAATGATCTAGAGAGCTTTAAAAGCAGCTAGGGAAATTTTTGTTGGAAATGACAAGGCACAATATGGAAAGTTGTGGGATTATTTACAAGAGTTGTATAGAAGTAACCTAGGAAGCACGATTGACATGTGTGTTGACTCGATTCCTCAGTCTTTACCGCTGTTTGACAAAATTTACATATGCTTATATGCATATAGAAATGGGTTTATTAAGGGTTGTAGACCACTAATAGGCCTAAATGGATGCTTTTTAAAGGGGTATTATGGAGGCCAACTCTTGACTGCAATGTCATTTGATGCTAACAACCATTTATTCGTTATTACATATACCATGACAAGAGTAAAAAATACAGAGAACTGG contains:
- the LOC112702841 gene encoding L-type lectin-domain containing receptor kinase VIII.2, whose amino-acid sequence is MDPSCYNIFCIILLLNLLAAIVPYRFAVSSYASDVPINVTKHFFFPNFNLNNNPRLVHEVKLLGSAKFSDENGAIQIPIESQDTDIRHQAGRGIYNFPIRLLDPRTQTPASFETTFAFQLNNSTSSDESSNGGSGLTFIIVPDEFTVGRSGPWLAMLNDVCENDYKAVAVEFDTRKNPEFRDPNDNHIGINLGTIVSTKTINASDAGVSLKDGSVHRAWIKYDGQQRRMDIHLGLADQFVYPSKPIFSESINLTPYLNEYMFVGFSASTGNHTQIHNILSWNFTSTSQAFLRLPSSETCQGQILLQNSTGAAEEATTKSSKDEPSKSFLIFVAAVAIVLVVLIGFYFVSKHRRNAAKSKSPMDVDIHRPRPPNKPRRFTFSELSSATRSYSEIELLGNDSRGVYYRGKLSNGTQVAVKRFSEQFLGTHGSDKKRLLKEIKTISAVRHPNLLPLRGWCQDNHQVMVVYDFVPNGSLDKWLFGAGVLPWTRRFKVIKDVADGLSFLHGKQLAHKNLKCSSVFLDVSFRAVLGDFGFVLMGAESKQFEAQVCHGADVFEFGVLVLEVIAGRKRNESDEGKPEEKNLLDFAWNLHEIDEKVKIVDRKMGSLINLEQAIRVLEIGLLCTLNENKGRPSMEQVVEFLGNMEKPIPELPRTRPVALFPYSSANTGLCNAYSCTF